In Rosa chinensis cultivar Old Blush chromosome 1, RchiOBHm-V2, whole genome shotgun sequence, a genomic segment contains:
- the LOC112195739 gene encoding thioredoxin-like 3-2, chloroplastic isoform X2, translated as MSVVPTYPTLRYLRTRTARDSPTFSSSLNKVSILGFRAPNSLVLSRKFDEIRGPMIRALSPEGSLRELDDSPVSVEHAPICSEAQFDRVVAEAQQLQQSFVVVWMASWCRKCIYLKPKLEKLAAEYYPSVDVNSVPHKLVARAEVTKMPTIQLWKDGKKSAEVIGGHGKAYLVINEVRAMIETDDST; from the exons ATGTCCGTAGTTCCGACGTATCCTACTCTCAGGTACCTGAGAACCAGGACCGCACGTGACTCCCCAACCTTCAGTTCTTCGCTCAACAAAGTTTCAATCTTGGGATTCAGGGCGCCAAATTCGCTGGTGCTGTCCCGTAAATTCGATGAAATCCGGGGGCCGATGATAAGGGCTTTGAGCCCAGAAGGGTCGTTGCGAGAGCTCGATGATTCGCCGGTCTCCGTGGAGCACGCGCCCATTTGCAGCGAGGCCCAGTTCGATCGGGTCGTCGCCGAGGCCCAACAGCTCCAGCAATCGTTCGTCGTCGTTTG GATGGCAAGCTGGTGCAGGAAGTGCATATATTTGAAACCAAAGTTGGAGAAGTTGGCAGCCGAGTACTATCCAAG TGTTGATGTCAATTCAGTTCCACACAAGCTTGTTGCTCGCGCTGAAGTCACT AAAATGCCTACTATACAG CTCTGGAAAGATGGCAAGAAATCAGCTGAGGTAATTGGTGGTCATGGCAAAGCATATTTAGTGATTAATGAAGTTCGTGCAATGATTGAAACAGACGATAGCACATAA
- the LOC112195739 gene encoding thioredoxin-like 3-2, chloroplastic isoform X1 — MSVVPTYPTLRYLRTRTARDSPTFSSSLNKVSILGFRAPNSLVLSRKFDEIRGPMIRALSPEGSLRELDDSPVSVEHAPICSEAQFDRVVAEAQQLQQSFVVVWMASWCRKCIYLKPKLEKLAAEYYPRLLFYSVDVNSVPHKLVARAEVTKMPTIQLWKDGKKSAEVIGGHGKAYLVINEVRAMIETDDST; from the exons ATGTCCGTAGTTCCGACGTATCCTACTCTCAGGTACCTGAGAACCAGGACCGCACGTGACTCCCCAACCTTCAGTTCTTCGCTCAACAAAGTTTCAATCTTGGGATTCAGGGCGCCAAATTCGCTGGTGCTGTCCCGTAAATTCGATGAAATCCGGGGGCCGATGATAAGGGCTTTGAGCCCAGAAGGGTCGTTGCGAGAGCTCGATGATTCGCCGGTCTCCGTGGAGCACGCGCCCATTTGCAGCGAGGCCCAGTTCGATCGGGTCGTCGCCGAGGCCCAACAGCTCCAGCAATCGTTCGTCGTCGTTTG GATGGCAAGCTGGTGCAGGAAGTGCATATATTTGAAACCAAAGTTGGAGAAGTTGGCAGCCGAGTACTATCCAAG ATTGCTGTTCTACAGTGTTGATGTCAATTCAGTTCCACACAAGCTTGTTGCTCGCGCTGAAGTCACT AAAATGCCTACTATACAG CTCTGGAAAGATGGCAAGAAATCAGCTGAGGTAATTGGTGGTCATGGCAAAGCATATTTAGTGATTAATGAAGTTCGTGCAATGATTGAAACAGACGATAGCACATAA
- the LOC112182354 gene encoding amino acid transporter AVT1C — protein MKNSVSDRSFYIDSEEEDDEEKDNKSIEDANDSDSSGSEAEHRRQQQIQPSSYNTQWPQSYRQSIDLYSSVPSPGIGFLGTPSLSRLGSSFLSSSLTRRHTPETLPFLTKPPVPTLAEQQQQRQSSHSLLPPIPSRRSSIKKDDKSRISHEHHPMPRHSSFAQAVVNGINVLCGVGILSTPYALKEGGWIGLSILFIFAVLSFYTGLLLRYCLDSQPGLETYPDIGQAAFGKPGRIAISIVLYVELYACCIEYIILEGDNLSSLFPNAHLNLGGFELNAHVLFAILTALAVLPTVWLRDLSVLSYISAGGVIASILVVLCLFWVGLVDGVGFESKGTPLNLATLPVAMGLYGYCYSGHAVFPNIYTSLEKPNQYPAILLTCFCICTFMYAGVAVMGYTMFGEATLSQFTLNMPHNLVASKIAVWTTVVNPFTKYALTISPVAMSLEELVPSDKSRMYSIFIRTGLVLSTLVVGLCVPFFGLMMSLIGSLFTMLVALILPCACYLSILKGRVTRFQMILCIIIITVGVVASGFGTYSAVTKIVENLSS, from the exons ATGAAGAACTCGGTGTCGGATCGCAGTTTTTACATTGacagtgaagaagaagatgatgaggaGAAGGACAACAAAAGCATAGAAGACGCGAATGATTCTGATTCTTCGGGTTCGGAAGCCGAGCACCGCCGGCAGCAGCAGATTCAGCCCAGTTCTTACAATACCCAATGGCCTCAGAGTTACAG GCAATCCATTGACCTGTATAGTAGTGTACCATCCCCTGGTATTGGGTTTCTAGGCACTCCTTCACTGTCAAGATTAGGAAGCTCGTTTCTTTCCTCATCACTAACGAGAAGGCACACTCCCGAAACATTACCTTTTTTGACAAAACCTCCGGTACCAACCCTTGCTGAGCAACAACAGCAGAGACAAAGTTCTCATTCTCTACTTCCACCAATTCCTTCAAGGAGGTCTTCAATAAAAAAAGATGATAAATCCAGGATTTCTCATGAACATCATCCAATGCCTCGCCACAGCTCATTCGCACAAGCTGTGGTTAATG GAATCAATGTTCTTTGTGGAGTGGGAATTCTATCAACACCATATGCACTCAAAGAAGGAGGATGGATCGGGCTTtccattttgtttatttttgcagTGCTGTCGTTCTACACTGGATTGCTTCTGCGTTACTGCTTGGATAGTCAACCTGGGCTTGAGACTTACCCAGACATTGGCCAAGCTGCATTTGGTAAACCTGGCCGAATTGCTATCTCG ATAGTACTGTACGTTGAATTATAT GCTTGTTGCATAGAATATATAATCTTGGAGGGTGACAACTTGTCTTCGCTATTCCCAAATGCACACCTGAACTTGGGTGGATTTGAGTTAAATGCACACGTTTTGTTTGCAATTTTGACCGCCCTTGCTGTTCTACCTACTGTTTGGCTTCGAGACCTCAGTGTTCTTAGCTATATCTCAG ctGGTGGAGTTATTGCGTCGATCTTGGTAGTGCTTTGCTTGTTTTGGGTTGGTCTAGTAGATGGTGTTGGCTTTGAGAGCAAAGGGACTCCACTGAACCTCGCAACTCTTCCTGTTGCTATGGGTCTCTATGGTTACTGCTACTCAGGACACGCTGTATTCCCAAACATATATACTTCATTGGAAAAACCAAACCAATACCCTGCAATTCTCTTAACATG cttttgcatatgtactttcaTGTATGCTGGAGTTGCTGTCATGGGTTACACAATGTTTGGAGAAGCAACATTGTCACAGTTCACTCTCAACATGCCTCACAATTTGGTTGCCTCAAAGATCGCTGTGTGGACTACG GTAGTCAACCCATTTACCAA ATATGCATTAACTATATCTCCCGTGGCAATGAGTCTGGAGGAGCTGGTACCATCAGACAAATCTCGCATGTACTCTATCTTTATTAGAACAGGGCTGGTGCTCTCTACCCTGGTGGTCGGTCTTTGTGTACCTTTCTTTG GTCTCATGATGTCATTGATCGGATCTTTATTCACAATGCTTGTA GCCTTGATACTTCCTTGTGCTTGTTATCTGAGTATCCTCAAGGGACGAGTAACTCGTTTTCAG ATGATACTTTGTATTATAATTATTACAGTAGGTGTCGTAGCATCTGGTTTCGGAACATATTCAGCTGTAACTAAAATCGTAGAGAATTTGAGCAGCTGA